In Cheilinus undulatus linkage group 24, ASM1832078v1, whole genome shotgun sequence, a single window of DNA contains:
- the sap18 gene encoding histone deacetylase complex subunit SAP18, with protein MALESRITQEEIKREPEKPIDREKTCPLLLRVFTTNCGRHHRPDEFARGNVPSSELQIYTWMDATLKELTSLVKEVYPEARKKGTHFHFSIVYPDHRGKVYRLRDLGNTISGRKGTDDSMTLQSQRFQIGDYLDIAITPPNRVPPLGPRMRPY; from the exons ATGGCTCTGGAATCGCGGATCACCCAAGAAGAAATCAAAAGGGAGCCAGAGAAGCCCATCGACCGAGAAAAG ACCTGTCCCCTCCTGTTGCGAGTCTTCACCACCAACTGTGGCAGACACCACAGACCAGACGAATTTGCCCGTGGAAACGTCCCCTCCAGCGAGCTCCAAATATACACATG GATGGATGCTACCCTGAAGGAGCTAACTAGCCTGGTGAAGGAAGTGTATCCAGAAGCCAGGAAAAAGGGGACCCACTTTCATTTTTCCATCGTCTATCCTGACCATAGAGGGAAAGTCTACAG GTTGAGAGATCTCGGCAACACTATTTCAGGAAGGAAGGGCACAGATGACTCCATGACTTTGCAGTCCCAGCGTTTCCAGATTGGAGACTATCTGGACATAGCGATCACACCGCCCAACAGAGTCCCACCTCTAGGTCCACGCATGAGACCATACTAA